The window TACATTCTGGTCTTTCGTTGCTAAATTCTCTGTTAAGTGATGATGTCTCTCATGACTGGATATCAGTAGGATTTAATTTTTTGTCACTTGGATGGAAGGCTGGACACAGCTTATTATCTGGATAACTAGACAGTAATTTTCTTTTAAGAGAGTGAAAAGAATCAATTGTATGCTTATTATTTACCACTTTCTTGTCACTACATGATGTGGCTTGAGGCTGTTGAATCATATTTAGATTGCATATGCACAATATATTCTGTTCACTAGCCTTTTACATGACTAGAAAAGTAGCTATCTTTTTAGGTTGTTTCTAGTCGTAGTTGCTTTACCATTCTCACAATCTCAATAGAAGTAAAAagatgaatttttttttgttcttttgaaGATTCTTATACAGTTATACATATTTGTTTATTATCTTCAATTGTTTGGTCCTGCCCtttatccttttaatttaatttatacttTCTAATGAATGAAATAATTTCTGCGCTTTCTGACTTTTTGTTACTAAATTTTTTGTCAATAGGAATTTCACATGATTGGACATAAGTATAATTCTATATTTTGTCTGCATGGATGGAAGGTTATGCACATCTTGTTGTCGTCTCACTCGAAAACTAGATAGTAATTTCCTTTGAAGAGAGTGAACAGAACGTACCGTGTACTTTCCATTTATCAGTCCTAGTCTCCACATATGTGATTCTGATTCTGCTTGAGCACTGACCTTCCTCCATTTCATCTATTACTTGGTGAACCTCTGTAGTCGTTGCCTCGTTGGGTATAAATTGTTGTTGGATTTCCCCTTTCTTTCTATTATAGTTCTAGGTTATATTACTTTGTCATTATTAGTTGATTTGATCAGGCTAAACATTCAAACCGTTCTTGAATGAAGATTAAGGTGGTCACTGGTCAAAAGTATGTGCTTGCATATCTTGAATTGAACTTTGTTATTGAACCATTTTAATTGTAGCCTTGTAGGTGTAACTTGTGGGGAAGGATATAGTTTGATTTGTCTCTGGAATAGTATTGAGCTTTAATTCATTGTAGCTGTTAATATACATTTAGGTGAACCCTGCAAGCTTATTTGTTTTAGGTTATACTATTGGTCTTATCTGATTTCTTCCTCCAAACTCGTATTAGCAGAGTGAATTTTACGTTCAGCCCTTCTATTTGTACTAGCATTTCTTTATCATATTCAACTGCGTTATTTGCATAGCATTGGTGTAGGTTGCATGATATTAGTTCCCAATATATGAGCTTTCGATGAAGGTTTGTTAGAAAGAAAGGGTACTTAAAATATTAGTATAATGAGAGTGGGTGTAGAGTTTATAGGAGATTTTCAAGCATAATAACACATTCAAGTTTGTTATGCTCTCCCCCTCCCTATGCTTTTTAGGGCAGTAGGCTAGAGTAATTGCTTCCTGCTGCTTTGCTACCAATGTTACAAAGTCTTACTCTTTCCTGTCAGAAAAGCCCAGAAGGAACCTCAAGTGGGGAATCACCTGAGATAGAATCAGCCAATGAGATTCCACTGGGCCGCCGAAAGGGATGATAGTCCATAGCTTGTTCAATGGTTGGGTTGCAATATTTCTGATTATGAGAATATTTTTCTCATAAGATTTCAAGTTTTAACTGTAAATGATCTGTCTATCCCTTCATATCAGAATCTGTCTGCTGCAGGCAACTCCTTGAACTTTCTGATTTTCAGGTGTGAGCTTGTCTGTTTGATGATGATGACCGCCTCTTTATTTACCTTACATGAAATGCTGGGATCTGTTATTATATTGTTTTATATTGAATAATGTAATTTATtacatttaaatataaaataatataatgtGATTTTCAAATTATAAGAATGATTGTTTTTCTGTATCAATGGCTTTTCATTCAAAGGATGCTGTGAGTTATCTCTTCTTTAGAGAGGAAGAGACCATGCCAAAAGCTTCATAGTGCAAGTGCGCTGCTCAATCTTCCTTTTCTGATTTAAAGTTGTAAACTCGTCCACAATCTCTTTAGTTATATGGTTCTTGGAAAGTGATCCACTGGtaaatcttttgaaatttttttatagcTCTTAGCTATTTTTTAAGAGGTCAGTTGCTCATTGATATTGTGTCTCTAATGCCTTTCTTAATCTTAGACTTAAAGTTTTGGTACGTTTAGCACTATAAATTACTTTCTTCAGACTGCCTAGATTTTTGTGGATTTGGTAGTCTGTTAGGTTCAATATGAGGAGTGGATAGATGGACATTAAATGTAAGTGTTCCTTCTCATGGTAAGTTTTGTGATCTTTTTAGAATCTAATGAATACTTGTATTACTCCAGACCTTGTTTTCATTTGCCTTTTATTATCCTTCAGTTATTTCTTGGTAACAATTAGTGCTATTTCTGGTGTCTTATGCTTAGTTTACATGAAATAAATATACATGCAGACTCGTGGTAGAAATCAAACTATGTCTGGAGGATATCAGCAAGGTTATCATGCACCTCGTCCACCAACTAGCTGGGGTCCACCCAATGCTCCGCCCATGCAGCAGCCTGCTTATGCTTACATGCCTCCTGGAGCTTATCCTGGTGCACCACCTCAGTATAATATGCCTCAACAAACTTATGGAGGCTATCCTTCTTCTGGATGGGATCAAACATCCAATCAACCTACTCAGCAAACTGCACCTGGTACTGGATATGATTACTACAATCAACAATCCCAACAGCAGCAACAAACTGTTGGAGGATCCTCTACTGATGGTGGTGCAGGCTACAACTATGGACAGCCACTTCCAAGTTACAACAATCAGGCTTCCTATGGCGATGCTGCTTACCCCCAGACATCTACTGGGCAACAAAGTTATGGACAAGATGGATATTCTACTGGATACAATGCTCCTGTTTATTCCCAGGCAGCATCCAACCTTCAGAGTGGGTATGATCAGCAGGCCTATGGATCGACTGTTAGCTATGGCACAACGGCTGCCTCATCTCAAGATGGATCTGCCTCTGCTTATGGTGCCCAGGGGGAGTCAACTCAATCACCTGCAGTTCAACAACCTCCATCGAGTCAACCACCAAATAACACTGCCGCAGGGTATCCTACCCAAGGAAGTGTTGCATCTGGATATGGCATTCCTCCAACATCGCAGCAGGGATATGGGAGCCAGCCTCCTGCCTCAACTGGATACGGTCAAGCACCGCCACCTATTTATGGACAGCCTCCACAGGTCCAGAAGCCACCAGCTTCTCAGTCAGTTTATGGACAAGGCCAGCAAGCTCCAGCCCCTCCAAGTAGCTATATGCAATCTGCTCCTGTGCAGCCTGGATATGGTCAATCTCCACTTCCTCAATCCAGTTATGGCCAACAGCAACCCTATGGAATGCCACCACCAAACCAATCAGGTTATGGTCAACAACAACAGCAGCCGTACAATGACTCGTATGCTAGTGGTGGCTACTCACAGCCTCCTTCATACTCTGGTGACAATGCAGTTCAAGGGACCTTCGATACTTCTGTAGCAGCTGCTTCGGTCAATGGTAGTGCAACTGTAACTAAGGCATCTGGTACTTGATAGTCTGGTAAGCCCTATGTAGGAATGTAGCTAATTGGGTACTGTTCTAAGGTCTTTTGCTTTCTAAGAATTTCTAATTCTTCCACTTCTAAATACTGCGTGCTGAGTTGTTACATGCATTCGTGTAATCTTAGACTATCAGACTCTTGGTAAGTTAAtagtcttgttttttttttttttaactcctgGACTTATTAAACTGGTTATTGTTCTCACTCTTTGCTCTTTTTTTTCTCCCGACGGTCAGGCATCATCCAACCATTACAGCGAACTGTGTGACATGGTGCTTTGCTGTTTTTCCATATTATGCAGAAAGCAATACTCGATGAAGCATGCGTAGGTTGGGGCTATACGCCCCCCCTATTGTCTCAAAGTTTCTTTGATTCCATCATTGTGGTTCACTTTGCATTTGTAAGCTTTTAGAGAATATCAGTCAATGACCAACATCCAATTTCATGATTTGTCCAGAATTTATATACAATAACCGAGTAAACAAAAGTTTGTAGAACTCTCCATTTTCAGCTTACGCCTGACTACCTCCAGTTGCAGAGCTGGAGCCCAACTATGTTTGCTCTTTAATCATTCTCATCCTTAAAACGCCAACAATCATCTTTTCATCTATATTATCGTGCGTGTATATCTGCATGTTGAAAGGGATGACCGAGGAATCAGAAGTTCGTCTTAAAAGTTACTCTAGAACAAGTTCCTccggtatttttgtgtttttttttttaaatttaatgcgGCACAATTCATTACTCGTAGGACCTCCTTGAGGTGGTTTCTTCTAAAGTTATTCTATAATTATCAACTATCATCGAGTCCTCAAGGTTGGCGATAACACTGTGCACTGCAGTCACGTAACTAGAACGACATGCCCTGCACACTGCCCTCCTTGAATGTGACTGTGTGATGGTTCGACACTTAGTGCAGTTTTGGTGGGTCTGAGCCTGAGTTCCTCGTTCATAGCTCTGAGGGCATTAACGCAAGCTTCCGAACACAGGGATACGTTCAATTAATATGATATGATCTTAAATAACTCGTCGATGACCACATTGTATATGTATTTATACATTTATACATTACGTTCGTCATGAACATTTCTCGATTTATCTTAACAGTTGgtggaaaatttttataggatcgAATTAACCATTCCAAATTCAACTATATCTAACttggttaattattttttatacatTTATACATTAGGTGTGGCCAACCACATTAGGAGGCAAATTCAATCACTAttataaaattcatttttatctCAACTACAAAAATATTATTAACTCCGCCTGGGATGATCGGTCATGGTCGGTCTCAAGTTCGGATAAAAAAGGAGGGTTGCGTTAAGTTGTCAGTCAGCgtcaaaactatgacaaatattcaatgaatgaatctattaaactattgagttaatgctaggttgttccccggaaggaacgcgttgcagggtccgactgtaacatctTAGCAATGACTGCTACATCTTCAGAACTcgagtgtagtgctaaatatgtaagagttcgcgttacagagtccgactgtaacgtctcagcaagaattgctacatctccatgagaacttgagcGTAGTgctaaataggcaagagttctcacaccataggttggataagaacaaatatgataagaaaacttataatctaatatttggaacatggaacataagaACTCTTATTGGTAAATCAATGAAGGTAGTAGATataatgattaggagaagaattagtattttgtgtgtacaagagataaaatagGCAGGCGAGAAGGTAAAGATGATAGATAACTcggattttaagttatggtacactggaaagagtaaagcaagaaatggagtgagtattattgtagatagtttgttaaaggatgaagttataggagtagttagaaaaggggatagaattatagcccttaagataatagtgacgaaagaaactatgaacataattagcgtatatgcaccacaggtaggattagatgaagctaccaaatcaagattttggaaggacttagatgaaatattacaaaatattccaccaaatgaaatgattttgataggaagtgatctaaatgggcatgtcagagtgaaaatgaggaatatgagagagtacatgggagttatgggtttggaacgagaaatgaggaaggaaaaactatattagattttacgatagcatatgaccttatattagctaatacgttttttaagaaaagagaggaacacttaatcacattcaaaagtggaaataataaatcgcaaattgactttcttatggttaggaagaaggataaaaagatttgtaaagattgcaaagtcatccctggagaaaagcttaactacctaacataggttagtagtgttggatatacgcctcaaacatagtatcaatagaaagaaaatatatacgattcttagaattaagtggtggaagttaaaggatgagaagcaaaatatatttaaggagaatatagaagtacaagcattaggtgaaatatacgatgactctaatacaacacgagataagatggtatcaaagttgaaaatagtagctaagagtgtactcgataagtcaaagggacatgcatcaCTAAGTAAACAATcttagtggtggaatgagaaagtacaagagaaagtgaaggaaaatgaatagcttataaggaattatatatttgtaagaacgaggaaaacttaaaaaaatttacaatagtcaagaaagaagctaagaaagtagtgagctaaacaaaaaatgaaacttttgaacgattatatcaaaaattggatacaaaagaaggggaaagagacatttatagaatagctaaagtgagagaaaagaaaacaatagatcttagctaaataaaatgtattaaggatgaatgtaatagggtattagtaaacgatggagaaataaaagagcggtggaagaattattttcatcaactttttaatgaaggtttaggtgaccaacttaacttaggtaatttaagtaagtcaaatgagcatagaaattttaatttttatcgtagaattcaaacttcagaagtaaaataaattttaaatgagatgcataatggaaaagtcgttgggccagatgatatttcgatagaggtatagaagtgcttagggaaacaaggtattgaatgacttacaaaattatttaacatgatattaaagacgaaaaaaatatttgatcaatggaggataagtactctagttcccttatataagaacaagggagacgtacaaaattgtacaaactatagggatattaaactaatgagttatactatgaaactttgggaaaaaataatacaaaaaagattaaggaaggagaccacagtgacagaaaatcaatttgggttcatgcttggaaggtcgacaataaaagctatacatcttcttagataattaattgaaaaatatcggtagcaaaaataagatctacacatggtattcattaactttgaaaaagcttatgatcgagtccaagagaaattatatgaagaattttagaaaaaaaatgtgttagcgtaacatatattgaactaattaaggatatgtatgaagatgtaatgaccagagtaaagacttcaggcggaataactgaaacatttccaataaagatagggttacatcaaggatcagctctaaatccctatctttttacactaattatggacgaactcattgcacacattcaagacacagtaccgtgatgcatattgtttgcagatgatattattttggtagatgaaacacgtgaaggagtaaatgctaaattaaaatcttggagggaaacactagaagggaaagattttaagcttagtagattaaagatagaatatatggaatttaagtttagcaatattagaagtaatgaaacaattgttaagataggagaggacgagttgcccggaaccgaaagatttaaatatttaggatcatttttgcaaaacgatagagggattgagataaatgtcttacataaaatacaagcacgatgggtgaaatggagggggagcgtcgagtgttttatgtgaccgtaaagtacctcttaaacttaaaggtaagttctataaaaccgcagttagaccgactatattatatggagctgaatattgggctataactcgagcacatgagcagaagatgagagttgcagagatgaggatgttaaggtggatgtgtggacatacgaggatagacaaaataagaaatgagagcattagagagaaagtcggagttgcatctattgagaaaaaactccgagagacgtgtttaagatgatacggacatgtacttagacgaccaataaatgctccagttaggcgatgtaaaactatgatgaacatgcatatcaaacgagcaagaggaagataaaaaaagacttggttagcaataataaaacaagataaaatttatttaaatataaatgatgatataataagaaaTAGAGCTCAACGATataaaggattcatacagccgacttCGTCTAGTGGGAAAAAGCTTGTTATTGTAAAAAATATTATTCAGTCGCTGAGCTTGAATATATTACTAGTtcattttaaaatctaattaacaaTTTATTCTCTTTGATTTTCTTTTACTCTTAACATCTTTCGCATTAACTTTTGATTACTCTTTTAACCATACTCTATTGATTGACCATTTAAAATGCTCATAAGATCAATATCTTTTTCATATTTTGTTAtctattaatattttcattttaccCTTTGTCTTTGATTTCCACAATTCAGTCTTATTCTCTCTGCATTCTAGCCCACACAGAACTTTAAGTGAACAATTGAAAAACACAcgaaaaaatctttctttaatattCGAAAAGGGATTATCTACATCAACTCTAATTTCTATCTCCCTCAGAGGGGGAAAAAATGGACTGCAAAAAACTTAGCCACTTAATATCTATACATAAAAAAGCGAGTAAAATATAGCAATTAGTAAACTGTTCATCCGTCGAACTGACCATGAGCAAGTTATGTGCATCCTATTAGACTTTGATCTTTGCATTTCTGCCTGGGCTGTGTAAATGACTCAGTGACTTGTGGGAGCAGGAAGGCTCATGCTTGTAGCAAGTGTGAGGGACAGCCTCATGCCCAAATTAGGACGAGGTGAGGGGATTGGACCATTGTTTCCGATAGGCAAGGAGATTGTTCGTGGCGACAGGTTGACATGTTCCAGTGCTTTGACCTGGAGATCCGTAGGGTAGTTTCGAACACACTGAATTCGAGGGCTGGCTCCGGTCATCCATTTCCGATGGTGGGGGGAGGCGATCGTCCCAATAGGGCCATCAGATTTGTAGccttcatggaacttggccaGAGGAGAAATTGCAGCCTGTTCTTCTTCAGTTTCACTCGAGTTTCCTGCTTCCTGAGTTGTAGATTCTCTTGATACCTCAATGTCCTTATCGGTATCTGTTGATGAATCGCTGCCGGTTACCTTCAGCAAAGGGTAGTCATCCTCAGGGCCAGTGGCACGTCTCTGCAAAACAATTTGATCAATTAGTCATTTTACTGACTTGACGATTTAACCGATATCCTAAAGCACTTTCATACTCAGAGAGGGAATGGAAATACGATATTTACCGAGACATCAGTGAGGTCTACATTGTTCACTTGAAGGaagttaataaattctttgaagtTTTCTTCTGTTGGGAGGTAATGGCCACTGTATGGCCAGACAGCCTATAGAAAATAAACGAAAATCAGTTATGATATTTTCTTCAGCTACAGATATTGTATCACTAGCAGTATTTCAAAGTTAGTTGTTACCTTTAGAACACCCTCTTTCACAACCAATCTTCCTGCAGCTATTGTTGCTCCACCAGCAAGAAAACTCGAGTGTTGAAATGAACCCTTCTTTTTCTGCTCATACGAAAAGAAAGTTAAgaatcagaaagcaatgaacaacAATTATATTCTTTTATAAGACCTTGTTTCTTTCATAATCaaggattaaaaaaaaaaggatgcATGTTTTATGAACAAAATGAGTGCCGAAGTTAAGAATCGATTATTCACCTCGCCCACGTAGAGCACCCTCATTGTGCTCAGTACAAATATCCACTTAGAACCTTCAGTGGTGTTGACAAATGCTCCACTTTGTTTGTAGACAAGTTTTCCGTCCTCTAAAATAACTTCAAAAGCTTGCCTCTCCTTCTGCATAAGAAAAGATGAAGAAACGACTGATGAGTGTTCGGAATTGGAAATTACAACAGTTGGGGGATATTCTTTTCGAGAAAGGAGCATACCGGTCCAAGGTATCTAACACACTCCTGCTGAAGTTTGTCTCTAGGACATTTTGCAAGGTTCACTTCTTTGCCATCACCAATGTCCAACCTTCAATTTTTCAACCAAAGGATATGTCAGAACAGATGCCACCTAAAACATGCCACTAATAAGAAGAGGAAGTAGAATCATGGATGCAAAGATGTAATTACCAGTAGAAGAATGGCTGTCTGCTTTCACTTTTAGACCACACATCATAGTAAAGATGCAGATTGTGACCATATCGATGCCGTGGATCAATCTGGagaaaaatacaaagatgaagtttcgTTGACCACatgtcaattattttttaaaaaagttatatatatatatatagttgtttGATTATTGTTGAGGGGAAAACATATTTTGTTAGTATAGCAAAAGTTGTGGTTTTGAGCCATGGGTTTTCCTTGGTTTATTACTTCACTATGGAGGTAAATGTATTAATGTTCAGTAGATTAGCAGTAGAAAGGAAGAGATAATTAACTTACAGCTTCAAGCCAGTGCCGGATCGCAAGCTTTTGTGCCTTCTTACTCTTTGATAAACCCTTACCGACCTATACAGAAATCAAAAAGTGAATCACAAATTGACCAGGCAACAGTATTAACTCTGAGCTTCCAACAGAGGAGCAACGATGTGATGAAGCTATCAGTGTACCTTGGCAGCCCTTGTTAATGCCCTAGCCCAGCGCGAAGCTGCTGTCTCTGGTTTCCCACCATTGAAAAATGAAATTGAGCTGTGTTTGAGAGAAGCAAAATCCAGCGCACTCCACCTGAAACCATGAGTGTAACAAAAGAACAATAAGAGATTGTGCAATCAATAGGTACAAATGTAACTCCATAAGCATAGCACAGATCAAAGACAAACCATAATTCCTCGGCAACGACTGCACAGTCTGCCAAATTTCTTCGAGTTCGATAGCTCTTGTACACCTTTTGCAGCTTAACAGCAGCTGCAGTATGCTCTGCAGAATAAGGTTTCCTTGGAACACATTCCGCATCCTGATTCTTCAATGGAACAATATTTCCCGGCACATCCTGAACTGAAATTTTGATGCTTAATGAATTTTTCAGAGATGATTTTGCTCTAGTCTCAGTATGAGACTCATTTTGTTTGCAGTTGGCCTGTCTTCTGGTTGTCTTGATATCAGttttcgtgcagctcgaggaccAAACATCATTCACCTTCTCTATCGGAGCAGAAATCTTGTTCCATAAGGCTTCAACCCATTCACTCCAGAGCAAAGAAAGATATAAGCCCATCAAAGTAACTCCAAAACCTTGAATTAGTAATTGCCAGAGAACAGTTATTCTCCTGCCACAAGTAGCCCAAAGCACAAGCATTATACTAGTTCCTCACAGTATGAACAACGGCACATCATGTGCAATGATGCGCGTACAATCTAAAACAAGCGTAAACTTTGTATCAAAGAACAGTTCGACTTCAAAAACATCAGTCCATAAACTCTCGTTTCATAAATCCTCCGAAAACAGACTAGAAATCTAATCCCGAACATCCACTGCAAATCAAAGTATCGTACTTGAAACAGAAGATCGCAAGTCCACAAACGACAATGTCAAAAACCCTACAAGTAACAAAAGGAAGAACCAAAGATCGAACTTTTAACATGAAAAGGGGCTCCTTTATCGGTACCTCTAAATCCCAGAGCACGAGGCGAACAGCTTCGCAGCGGGCAAGAGAAGAAGCGATCAGAAAGCGCGACGCGGAAATGGCAATGCAAAAGCGACAGGCGGCTGCTCCGCTCCTATTTATACTGCCGAAGGCGGACATGGCGATGTCGTAAGCCAAGACGAAAGGGGGTCAAAAGCGACCTGCAAGCTCCAAAATAAAGGGCGAAATATTTCAAAGCATGAGCCAAGTGTTGGATTTGACGCTGTTTCCTTGGAGGACAAGATAGCGAACCGAAATGGTCTTGATGGGGAACGGGAGGAAGCGGTCAAAGCAGTAACTTTGCGCACGAGACGATGGCTTCTATCGGAATCCGGAAGGAAGTCAACACACCGGCGGATTGATCATTGAAATGCTGGTCCGGAATTTGGAAGACAAATTGTTCCTAGTAGCCGCCCCGCTTGCCATCACCAAATCACTTCACTTTCCTCGTCAAAAAGTGCTCAAAGCCAGAGGTGCATCCCCCCTGTTCCTGCGGAGCCTGAGCGTCCTCTACAGGCAGGCAGAGCCACGCCGACTTCCCTGCCGCGGCTCCGATGTTTTTTAGGTGACCTAACTCAATTGGAAGAAAAATTATgagatttttttatataatttaaaatatcgaataaatctaaaatataatttatacataTTCAAAAGTATGACTCATGGCACACCTGTCATTTATGTTTTTTAAATATATGGAAAtcctaaaataataaaaattgagAAGTCTTGGATGCCAAGACAAGTGTCTGCTCAGGAGTATTCAATAAAGATTTAGTACAACAAACACGATTTCTGAGCGGTGGTCAGAATTTTCAATCAAAAacgaatttaataaatatatatatatatatatatatactatttaatatttttatatatgaaATCTTTGTGAGTTGgacaaaggaaaaaaagaaaagactTTCTTGTTggaaaagataaaagaaaaatggttattttttgaaaaatataaaatagaaaataggGAGGTAAAATAGTTTCGATGAGCTCCATAATAATACAGAGAGAGCAGGATatgatacaaaaatacaaaattctaaaaaagacaaaaaaaagggAAGAAGATGTAAAGGTTAAATAGACAGAAGTTGATGTtacgtttttatttttatttttttgcttgcgggagaagagaaaaggaaaaaaacaaaaaatgggatctaattttaatttagtattcTTATTTCTGTATTCTaagatttaatttattatatttattattatatattttatttttaaaatttaatatttaacatTTGAAGtcatgatatttttataaaaataataggaATCGATAATTtagattgaaaattttcttttaagtatatagtcaatttttatttttttttactataaatGATGATGAAA is drawn from Zingiber officinale cultivar Zhangliang chromosome 1B, Zo_v1.1, whole genome shotgun sequence and contains these coding sequences:
- the LOC121987162 gene encoding far upstream element-binding protein 2-like; the encoded protein is MADDLHYSSRPDNKRKFDDPVEGVVPSPLTRRPSGFSAPIASSSPEGGSGGAAPAQPSYNSVPAPLDGIELAKQRAQEIAARLFSDAEAKRPRVETGGASDDLRDKGFGSAPGDITLKHLSQTITSQISMTSHPVPTYGFQNSNKKIEIPNGRVGVIIGKSGETIKYLQLQSGAKIQVTRDMDADPNSLTRSVEIMGTSEQISNAEQLINDVLAEADAGASATIASRKFGSFQTGAEQFQMKVPNNKVGLVIGKGGETIKSMQARSGARIQVIPLHLPPGDTSTERFVYIDGTHEQIEAAKQLVNEIITSETRGRNQTMSGGYQQGYHAPRPPTSWGPPNAPPMQQPAYAYMPPGAYPGAPPQYNMPQQTYGGYPSSGWDQTSNQPTQQTAPGTGYDYYNQQSQQQQQTVGGSSTDGGAGYNYGQPLPSYNNQASYGDAAYPQTSTGQQSYGQDGYSTGYNAPVYSQAASNLQSGYDQQAYGSTVSYGTTAASSQDGSASAYGAQGESTQSPAVQQPPSSQPPNNTAAGYPTQGSVASGYGIPPTSQQGYGSQPPASTGYGQAPPPIYGQPPQVQKPPASQSVYGQGQQAPAPPSSYMQSAPVQPGYGQSPLPQSSYGQQQPYGMPPPNQSGYGQQQQQPYNDSYASGGYSQPPSYSGDNAVQGTFDTSVAAASVNGSATVTKASGT
- the LOC121987182 gene encoding IQ domain-containing protein IQM1-like, yielding MGLYLSLLWSEWVEALWNKISAPIEKVNDVWSSSCTKTDIKTTRRQANCKQNESHTETRAKSSLKNSLSIKISVQDVPGNIVPLKNQDAECVPRKPYSAEHTAAAVKLQKVYKSYRTRRNLADCAVVAEELWWSALDFASLKHSSISFFNGGKPETAASRWARALTRAAKVGKGLSKSKKAQKLAIRHWLEAIDPRHRYGHNLHLYYDVWSKSESRQPFFYWLDIGDGKEVNLAKCPRDKLQQECVRYLGPKERQAFEVILEDGKLVYKQSGAFVNTTEGSKWIFVLSTMRVLYVGEKKKGSFQHSSFLAGGATIAAGRLVVKEGVLKAVWPYSGHYLPTEENFKEFINFLQVNNVDLTDVSRRATGPEDDYPLLKVTGSDSSTDTDKDIEVSRESTTQEAGNSSETEEEQAAISPLAKFHEGYKSDGPIGTIASPHHRKWMTGASPRIQCVRNYPTDLQVKALEHVNLSPRTISLPIGNNGPIPSPRPNLGMRLSLTLATSMSLPAPTSH